The window GTCCCACTATTGGCCCTCTaagtactttgtttttgttctGTTGCCACAGAGACGGAGTGATTTTAAAAATTGAGCTACTAGGCATGAGAAAGAAAATCTTGAcatatatattttcattaacAAGGCAGTAGTAATATTGTTGGGGAGAGTTCTTAAAGGGTATCTATGAATGAAGGCTGCTCTCGGAAAAAGGAGATCTGATACATAGTGAAATGTTTGCCAAAGCTACAATTGTACAACACACGAACCCATAATCAAACTGAATCTCATAGTGCATCAAGATTTTAGAGTCGGATAGATTAGCTAGACGATGTAAGAACTACTATTCAAATCTCTTGATCAATGAGAGATCATTCAACATCTTCTCTATTGCCTCATCATCATGAATCCGCCCTTTCGCCTGCATTATTCAGAAATTCCGTCGATAAGTGCACTAGTAATGAACACAAATGGCACAGGATTCTTAAATTTAATATCATCTAGCATAACTAATGCCACGGTATTCACGAGTCCAAACTCAAAATCGTTTCTCTTTTCTAACATGAAGCGGTAAGAAATCGCAAACAAACTTAACATCGCAAACAAACTTAACAAACTTTCAACTCACTGTTCGTATGTTGTGTTAGTCAAAGGAGAAGTTTCAGGAGTTTGAACACGTTATACCTTGATGGAGGGCACCATGGCAATAGCTTCTTCCACAGTTTCAGGGCAAAGGTTTCCAAGAACACATAACTGCATTCAAAAGTACAACAGTTCATGGTTTCTAAACAATCAGCCAAGACTTTCTAAATTCAATTCAGTGTGTTATGTGTTATACTTTACCTCAAATTCAGCTAACTGGTATCGGCTTAGAATTCTGAGAATTGGTTAAGTTTAACAATATTGAATGCAAGAAGcaagaaatatttatttattagagGTTATCATTACAGCAAAGTTCATGGATACTCTCGAACTTGTCTGACAGCATCAGGGTTTTTATAGCGGCTAAAACGCTTCACATACTGCTGGGACTTCTCAAATACTCTGCAAAACAAAAACAACCAACTTTAAACCTCATTTCATGTGAGCAATATCATTTTGAAATGTGCAAATTTTATGAATCCCTGGTCTTTTTGCTCAATTGGCTTCACCCGTATTGGAGCTTTCATATTATGAAGATAACATTACCTATGCATATAAAGTAAAATATACCACAGCATGAAAGTCCTCCAATTTATGGACTCATTACAGCTGTTCACTAAAAGAAATTCATGGCTTGACTTCATAAACTTTTAGTATAACAAATATGATTAAGGTAACTGAAACATGAGTACAGCAATAAATGAAATAAGGTAAAATCCATAAATTATGCCATTCGAGTTTAGACATTCTAAAGTTTAGGTACTTTGATACTTTAAGTTGCAATGTAAGTAATATGATAAAATATGCTACAACACGTTGAGACCATAAACTTGAAAGGGCAACCCTTCAACTTGTTACTAGCAAGTGAAATCTAACTAACTTGGCTAGATTCTCGTCATATCGATTTTCATATATACTTATATGTGAATATAAAAAATAGGGAAAAAAGTAGGGTTGTCAATTTATGAGAAAACCATGAcacaattatcatttttgttgcatttatatcataGATAATCACTATATAGATTATATAATTCGATTTTTGGCACCCCTAGAAAACAGTTCATATTACTCACTGAGAGATTTGGTGCATTGGGTCGTCGGACATCTGCTGAAGCTGCTCATATTTGTGTTCAAGAATTAATGATACTTCGCAATTCATCAAGCACTTAGCCTTCAAAAACTCTGGAAaacaataagaaaaaccacCATTAAAAAGGGACCTCAAGTATAACCATTCCAACATTTCAACACACACCAATGAAACTTCCACCATAAAAGTAAAAACTCCTAGGGTTTGAGTCTATCCAAGGATGCGATGATAAGCGCAAAATTCATGATAAAAGTATTTCGTATCATTTAAGCAAAAACCGAAAAAGTTCATGCCCCTATTTTTCAATTAGGGAAAATTGCTCATTTACAAAATTCCTAATTGTTATATCCATCCCTATTTTCCTGTTCTTATATGGGAAAATTCTTCTTACCGTCTCCGATTTTGAGCTCGGAGgcgttttcttcctcttctcctGACATGCTGCGAAACAAAAGAACAGATCAATCAGATCAAAATCGACATCTCTATGCGCCAAAAGTCGAGTATATTACATGAACAGGAAAATCCGAAGTTCAGTGTTAGTATGAAATATATTATCTTTACCTTCAAGATAAACTAAATAGAACGAAAACAACTGAATAGAACGAAAACAATTAGGCGATTTTCAGAGAGAACAGAGGTCGGCTGTcgagttttttttatgtatacaTATTAGTTTAAGTGTATATATAGTGTACGGCGTCACCGCCTCCGTTATACCTAAAAAAAGTTTGAAGAGTCCTAAATCTATCAACTAATCTATAAATTCCCCCAAATTTAACAAACTTTTAGGGCAGTAAAAttaagggataattactaaaTTAGCCACTTTTAGGGAGTTAGTTTACATTTTTAGcctctttcaattttttttacaaaactaacCTATTTCAATAGACAACTTTCAATTTTGCCCTCGTATTCTTCTTAAACAGAACTTCATGTCTTTCCCTCTCTTTCTCTCGCGCTCTCTCTTTCTCTAAAGAACAGAACAATCTATACAACGACTACGAATACTACAATAATCAATTCAACCCAAAGTTCATACaacaaaatttctacaatcatataagtttttcattggtttttagtttcattaataaaaaaaaaaattgttatatGGTCTTTTACTAGTTAGAACATGAtgaggaattttcacatgcactttaatgagcaagtgaatttgcttaTTCACCGTTAAATATAGGCTTATTGAATCTAAATCTCAAAATGCTTTGAATCTCTAATTTAAGattataataaacttaaattTAACGGTGAATGAACGCAAATTCTACATGTTTATTAAATGCATTTGATCAAGACTGATTGCCACATCAGGCGGTACCATTAGCAGGATTgggaaataataaaatatataatctgaAATCTTATTGGTAGGTCCATACTTATCCTCCGTATATATCACAAACCTTGAAATCATAATTAACTTCCACCAAAAAGAAATCACAATTAACTGACAAAACCGCCAAAAAAATCCAAGTGCACAACAAAAAATGAattctcttctcctccttcaACCTCTTCCTGCACTCTCGTCTTCGCTCTTCCTTCAAAATTCAGGCCGTGTCCCTTTGTTATTCTCCGTAAAACCCTCAAATTTTATGCAATCAAAGCCACTCTCTATCCCATTGCTTGCGCTCACTGAATCATCAGACTCTTCCTCATCTATTGACTCCTCCCCTCAATCTCTCCTCCTCCAGATTTCTGTAATCACTACTGCACTGCATATGCTTCTATCAGATGTTCATATTTGTGTAATTGCATTTTGTTTTACTGATTTCTTGATTTCGTTTGTTCGCTGCAGGATTCTTTTGATCTTCCGTCGgattattttgaaaaattaccCAGCGATCTTCGATTGGATGTGCGTTCAATTCGTAAATTAGTACTACTTTTGGTTGGGTTTTGCGATTACGGATATTGTTCTTAGTTAATTGATTTTTGTTCTCTTATTTTTGCTTTTGTTTTCATGTGTAGTTGAATGATGCTGCTTTCGATCTTTCAAATGGACCGGTTCTTGATGAGGTTAGATTAGTGCTTAAATATTAGTTGTGATGTGAATGTGAGGTTTTGATGAGTAATTCTGGTTATGACTGTTCTTAAAAACTTCTCATACTGAAgctcatttttttaaaattctgaCCATTGCTAATTCGAATTTCTAGAATCCCAATGATATAGTGGTAAATTTCATTTCATTCTCAAGTGATTTTGGACCTAGAGATTATCAGCTTCGTTTTCATGTAATATAAATTGACGGCCATTATTTTGTAATCAATATTAGTCTAAGAATAGTTGAATGCCTGTTAACTGATCAGGGCTTCGCTTAGATATAACTCCGTGTTAAATTCTTTATATCTTATATGAATGTGACTGGATTCAAGAACAATTAGAAGTTTTTAAGGAACCGGTTGCTATATTTTTGTTTTCAGTGTGGTCAAGAGCTAGGAGAACTCTTGTTAAATCTCTCTCGAGCATGGGAAAAGGCCGACACATCAACTTCCCATGCTTTAGCAAGTCAGCTTCCAATGCTCGAGAGCATGTTAACAAACAATATCAAGGCAGGCAAGAATAGCAGCATTCAACATTGATGCAGAATATGCTATGAGTTTGTTCTGAAGCTTATTTCATGTTTTTGCTGCTTAGCATTTGGCAAGCGTCTAATATCTGCTGGAAGGAGGTTTCAATCCATGGGACAGTATGGTCAGGGTGAAATGCAGAAGGTAAATTCTATTTGCTTGATTGTTGGTCTGGTTCTTTCATACATGTCATTTTTGCTCTCAAAAACTACTCTAAGATGGGTTTTCTAGAAAACGAATAATCTAATATGATCACGAACTGCAATTAGGGATCAAATTATTTACAGTAACATCACTAACAGTGCTCGTGTGATTATTATGATGGATTATTTGCCTTGGAGTATAAACATGCTTCCCAATTAGCTTTGGCTTAAAGATTTCTCATGTTCAACAGTGTtttttagttttactttttaatCTAATAAGTTTGTGCTGATTCTAGCATCTCTTCTACAGATGGATTTAGGAGTTCATAAACACATTAATCCCCTAACTGTGAACTATAATTAGTTGGTGTGTTCTCTTCTCTAATTGAGCTATATAGGTTGCACAAGCAATGATGACAACTGGAAAAATTCTATCTGCTAGTCCAATATCAACAACTACTGATGAAGAACCCAAGAAACAAACCAAAGTCTTTAAGGTAGACGATAAGTCTTTATCTATTCTTATGTTAAGAAGATTGCTTAGTGTGAAATATTTAACAATATGGGCAAATGGTTCAGTTCGGAGAACTTCAGATAGCAGTAACACCAGAAAAAGCCAATATTGGAGCTGTTATTGGAATTGTTTTCGGgtaaatatttcattttaaacTTGAGTTTCTCAAATTGTATCATGTACTAAAGGAAACAAAATGAAGTGCAGAATTCTCTCATGGCAACTTGCTCAAGGCATTCAAAGCACACCAGAGAGCTCATTGCAATACGCAAATGACAATGCATTAATGCTAGCTAAGGTTCTTGGAAATATTGCTGTGTTCGACAATTATTAGCGTTTCTTTCCTCCTAACATCTGTATTAATACAACGTGCTAAAAATTCTTTGGTTGCAGTCTCTAAGAGTTGCTCTACTTGCGATATTTTACTTGTCAACGTTTTTGTCTGCATTCACCTCAGTCGGACTTTTCTTGCTCGCAAGACAACTCAAGTCGGAGGAGAAGTAAGCTTGTGTTGTGCAAACTATGTGTAAGCTATGCTTATTTATGCTTTTGTACTTGTGGAAATTCATCTTATGAGCACCTCAAACACTGAGTAATTCAAGGGTGTGATGTTTTTTTGTCTAACAATGACCCAAGAAAGCATGGAATATGAACCATACTTTTACATTTCAATGCCTAGAATACTATTCCTCTAATTGTACACAGAGTTGAAATTTGTGTTGTATAATTGTTGCTTATTGCTTTCATTTCATTAACAGAGGGACTGAACCATTTATGTTCTGTAGTGACATATTGCCGTGGACTTCTCTAGAAAGTAGACATTCTCAAATATTTGAGAACATAACATGCATTACAACACTTGTATAAACAAAAATCATAGACAGTTAGAACCAAAAACTCAGAATCAACTCTACTTGTAAATTAGCAGTAGTCATGAATTGATTTTCCAAACCCCAAATCAATCAACTTGTGACTAAAAGCTTTATTTCATTGTCTTCTAGCTTGTTTAGTCCTTATAATTCTTTATCAATATGACCATGTAAGTAAGTATTATTAAATTAGCCAATGTTTTGTTGTTGCAATGGCTAAAAATATTATGATAATAACCATTTAGGTGAAAAACTGTCCTTGAACTCTACCCCAAACTCCTAGTTCTATCCTCTCGCAACAAGTTTGGCATTGTACTTATCTATAAGTCTAATTAGTTAGACAATGAGGGAGATTCTCACTGGGATAGTTAACCAAatgcccaatcatatatcttatattaatctctgacacacccctacacgcaaatgccccttgggcttgcagcgtgcacaacacaggcccatcctgccttgtgtttttaattccacaaattaatgaggttgtcggGACTCggaccctcgaccgtttggtcgacaaggctctgataccatgtcatggaaccgattgaactaaaagctcgaactcatagttaaggcccaatcatatatcttatattaatctctgatacacccccacacgcaaatgccctttgggcttgcagcgtgcacaacacaggcccatcccgccatgtgttttaattccacaaattaatgaggttgccaggactcgaaccctcgaccgtttggtactagaggctctgataccagttgtaACATCTtagtccaataccatgtagatattgtccgctttggcccaattccaacatattgggcctcacggctttaaaacgcgtctacatgtattggattctaatCTCACTAATAAGTCCCAATCACTCTCtatccatttccgatgtgggatttagttcattcctgcccccatcgccatcccttagggccgctccttgctcaggccttcttaccccggcgccacccactccggatcgggtcgttacaggcccaccagcttccgcctggttcgtccccgaaccacacatcgtacgtggagagatGGGTTTCACATTCCGACCTAACCATTTCAACGATTCTAATTTTTCCCTGCAGAAAGTGAAGTTGCCGATATTTTCCGGTCACGATCCTCGTGGCTGGATTACTAAGGTGGAGTTGTATTTCAGTGTTAACGATACCCCGTCCCACCGACGATTGGCCCATGCGCAGATGTGTATGGAAGGACCAGCCATCCATTGGTTTTCCATCTTGCTGGATTCACAACCTAGCATTCACCGGGAGAAATTCAAATTGGAGTTAATGGGTCGATTTAGTAGTGTTGCCCTCTATAATGCTTAGGAGGAGTTAGCAGCGCTGCGGTAAACAGGTTCTATCTCTGAATATATTGATGCTTTCGAACTAATTGCTTCCCAGATGCGCACACACTCTGCTGAGGATTTTCTAGGTCTGTTCATCAATGGGTTGCGGAAGGAGATAAAAGGATGGGTTCGAATCATGAGGCCGACAACCAGGGTAGACGCGATGAGATTAGCTAGAGATGTGGAGTTTTCCAATCTCGTTTCGACGGTAGAGCCGCCGTAGAAGAGTGCGATACAGTTTAATCGGGATGCATATCGGGAAAAATCTGGTCACGCGCATTCTAGTACATGGTATTCTCAACCACGTGCTGTGAActatttggataaaaaaaatgggTCTGACCCGAAAGCCCATGGGGGATCCAACCCTAACCCTAAAAACCCAGATCGCCAAATTACACAGGGGCCACAAAGGACTTTCGATCGATCCCACACAGATTGATATATCAGCTCGCACGAAATGGAGGAATGCCGCCGGCGCGGACTGTGTTTTAAATGCGGCCTCAAATACAGCCCTCAACATCGCTGTACAGAAGGTAGCCTGCGATTAATTGTCATGGAGGAGGAAGAAATTGATTGAGAAGAGTCTGAACTTTTTGTGGATGCGCAGGAACCGTCAGTTGAGGAAGGGGAATGTCGTATGCTGGAATTTAATGGGTTAACAGGAGCTTCCACTTCTGCGCTCCAGACTATCAAATTCAAAGGAGAATTACAGGGTATTCCGATTTTGTTGATGGTTGATTCTGGGGCAACGCACAATTTTGTCTCTACCCGTCTGGTTCAAGCTTTGGGTTTGTCTTGCATTCCCATGGCTCCGGTCAACATCCAATTGGGCGACGGCCACAAGTTACTGGTCAATCATAAGTGTAGCATAATGCATTTACCTGTGGCAGATATGCAGTTTTCAATTGAAGCACTCGTATTTGATCTAGGGAGTCATGATATGGTACTGGGGATGGCTTGGTTAAGTTCATTGGGTGTAGTAGTTCATGATTGGACTTCTAAATGGATGCAGTTTAATTACGAAGGCAGAGCAGTGAAGTTGCAAGGTTTGAATGATCAACAACAAATTTTTGGGTCGCTACACATGTGGTTAGCAGGTTCCATGGCTCCGTCTTTCAAGGCTGAAACAACTCTTTCACTGAGCATGACTAGCAGTCAGGAACAAGAGATGTCAACCTTGTTACAACAGTTTGAGGAAGTCTTCCAGACCCCTCAGGGCTTACCTCCACATCGTCTCCATGACCATGCCATCAATTTGACGCCAAGTGCAGTACCCGTGAGTGTTCGACCATACCGGTACCCCCACGTTCAGAAAACAGAAATCCAAACACAGGTGACTAAGATGTTGCAACAGGGCATCATTCGCCTTAGTCAAAGCGCCTACTCTAGCCCCGTGCTCCTAGTTAAGAAGAAAGATGCTTCGTGGCGCTTGTGTATCGATTACCGCGAGTTGAACAAAGTGACGGTTCCGGATAAATATCATATCCCAattgtagaggagttgttggatgAATTATGTGGTACTCGATTTTTCACTAAGATCGATCTTAAATCCGGTTTTCACCAAATACGAATGAGGGAGGGGGATGAGGAGAAAGACTACGTTTCGGACCCACAACGGTCATTACGAGTTTCTGGTAATTCCGTTCGGACTGACTAATGCCCCGTCTACATTTCAAAGTGCAATGAACGAAATCTTCCGCCCTTGGCTGCGACAGTTCGTCTTAGTTTTTTTTGACGATATTTTGGTTTATTCCCCCACATGGGAGTTACATCTGCAACATGTCTCTCTGGTGTTACAAACTTTGGCACACCACGGATTTAAGGCTAATCGGAAGAAATGCTCTTTTGGTCAGCAAGAGGGTTCGAGTATTTAGGCCATGTGGTTTCCGAACGGGGTGTGGCTATGGATCCGAATAAGGTGAGTGCCGTTCAACAATGGCAGACTCCACTAAATGTGAAGGGAATTCGGGGTTTTTGGGGTTGACATGCTATTATCGAAAATTCATTAAAGACTACGACATCATCGCCCGATCCCTTACTGATCTTACCAAAAAGGATAACTTCGGTTGGAACGAACATGCCTAATTGGCCTTCGACACTCTCAAATCCAAGCTTAATACTGCCCCGGTCTTGGCTCTCCCTGATTTTTCTAAACAGTTCACTATTGATTGCGATGCATCGGGCATTGGAATTGGGGCCGTGTTAATGCAGTCCAAGCAGCCTATAGCTTATTTTAGCAAAGCTTTGTCAGAGCGCACACTGGCTAAGTCAACTTATGAGAAAGAGCTTATGGCTTTAGTGTTAGCTATCCAACATTGGCGATCCTACTTGTTAGGGCAGCGTTTCCTCGTACACACTGATCATAAAAGTCTCCGCCACTTGCTCGAACAACGAATCACTACAGCTGATCAACAAAATTAGCTAGCCAAATTGATGGGCTACCAATTCGATACACACTACAAACCGGGGAACACCAACGGGGCTGCCGATGCGCTATCTCGTCAGTTTGAGGGGGCTGACTGTATGACTTTAATTTCAAGTCCAATTTGGCCAGATGGGAAGCAATTATTAGAAGAAAGTCAGAGAGATGTTCATCTACAGTCTATTATTTCTGCTCTTCAGTCGGATCCTAACAGTAAACCTGGTTATCATGTAAAAAACAGAGTGTTATATCACAAAGGCAGATTGGTCATTTCAGCTTCATCTCACTGGATCCCGGTCCTCCTCAATGAATTTCATAGCACCCTAACAGGGGGACACTCCGGGTATTACCGTACTTACCGCCTCATCGCGTCTAGTCTCTATTGGGAGGGTATGGTCAAAACGATACATCAGTTTGTCCAACAGTGTGACGCCTGCCAGCGGTATAAGACTTCCACGTTGGCTCCGGGTGGTTTGCTGCAGCCTTTACCCATTCCAGATGTTGTGTGGGATGAGGTTTCCATGGATTTCGTTACCGGGTTGCCTAAATCGCATGGTTTTGAGGCTGTGATGGTAGTGGTGGAAAGGCTGTCCAAATACAGTCATTTTATCGCTCTTAAGCACCCCTATACGGTACGCACGATTGCTGAAATTTTTGTACATGAGGTTGTTCGTCTCCACGGGGTTCCTCATTCAATTGTAAGTGATCGTGATTCCCTCTTCATTAGTAAATTTTGGCTGGAGCTTTTTAAATTACAGGGCACAAGGCTACACTTTAGCTCTGCCTACCACCCTGAAACTGATGGACAAACTGAGGTGATAAATAGATGCCTCGAGTCTTATTTACGGTGTTTCGCGGCGGTGCAACCCAAGTCGTGGTCCCATTGGTTAGCTTGGGCAGAATATTGGTACAATACAACATACCATGTTTCCACAGGCACTACCCCTTTTGAGGTTGTTTATGGGCGCAAACCTCCTACTGTTACTCAGTTTATCCCGGGCGAAATTAAAGTGGAAGCAGTGGCTCGGGAACTGCAGGATCGGGACGAAGCCTTACGCCAACTCAAACGCCATTTGTGGCATTCTCAACAGCAGATGAAACTCTCTGCGGATAAGAAAAGACGTTCCATGGAGTTTACAGTGGGTGATTGGGTTTTTCTAAAGCTTCGCCCTCATCGCCAACAGTCTGTGGTTCGGCGTATCTTTCCTAAGCTCGCTCCTCGTTTTTACGGTCCATATCAAATTGTGGCACGTGTCGGCAGCGTGGCATATCAGCTACAACTGCCTCCCTCTAGTAAAATTCACCCTGTTTTCCATGTCTCATTACTGAAACGCGTCGTGGGTCAACATCTTGTGGTTTCTTCGCTTCCCCCGGAATTGGAATTGGCCAGTCCTACCAGCCTCCTTCCTCATTCTATCTTGGCTAAACGCGTGGTACAGAAACATGGCGATACTATTACACAATGGCTTATTCAGTGGCAGAATCAGTCAGTTGATAGTGCTACTTGGGAGGATGCTTTTACTATCCAATCTGAATTTCCCACCATTAGTCTTGAGGACAAGACTGTTCTTCAGGACAAGGGTATTGATAGAGAGAGAGTTGCTAACGTCTTATATGGGAATGGGGGTGATGACAGACCCAAAGTATGGCACGTGTACAACAGGAGAGGCAAAGGCACAAGAGGACAAACGTCTAATTAATTAGACAATTCTGTTAGTACCTTTTGGGGATTGGTGAGCTGGCAAGAAGAGGGTATTTAGCATACGTGTTTGGGGAAGAGTGGGTATTAAGAATTTTGGG is drawn from Euphorbia lathyris chromosome 9, ddEupLath1.1, whole genome shotgun sequence and contains these coding sequences:
- the LOC136205201 gene encoding DNA-directed RNA polymerase II subunit 4, with the translated sequence MSGEEEENASELKIGDEFLKAKCLMNCEVSLILEHKYEQLQQMSDDPMHQISQVFEKSQQYVKRFSRYKNPDAVRQVREILSRYQLAEFELCVLGNLCPETVEEAIAMVPSIKAKGRIHDDEAIEKMLNDLSLIKRFE
- the LOC136205613 gene encoding uncharacterized protein, producing MNSLLLLQPLPALSSSLFLQNSGRVPLLFSVKPSNFMQSKPLSIPLLALTESSDSSSSIDSSPQSLLLQISDSFDLPSDYFEKLPSDLRLDLNDAAFDLSNGPVLDECGQELGELLLNLSRAWEKADTSTSHALASQLPMLESMLTNNIKAAFGKRLISAGRRFQSMGQYGQGEMQKVAQAMMTTGKILSASPISTTTDEEPKKQTKVFKFGELQIAVTPEKANIGAVIGIVFGILSWQLAQGIQSTPESSLQYANDNALMLAKSLRVALLAIFYLSTFLSAFTSVGLFLLARQLKSEEK